CTTATTGAAGCTGTTTCATATGACCAATACAATGTTTTTGATGCAGCCATACAGTTTGCCAGGACAGAAGGGATAGCTCCTGCACCTGAATCTGCCCACGCTATCCGCTGTGCAATTGATGAAGCCCTCGCAGCCAAACAGACAGGGGAAGAAAAGACCATTCTCTTCAACCTGAGCGGACACGGGCACTTTGATATGACCTCCTATGACAAATATTTCAGCAGGGAACTTGTCTAAAATAACAGGGATAATAAAGAGCATACAATGAAAAACACACAAAAAAATAAAACCTAAAATACACATGCTAACATGTACAGGCTAAAACATAAAGATTAAAGAGTAGAATAGTACAGGGATGCCTTTCAGGCGTTCTCAATTTTTTAGATTAATTTTTAGATTAATTTTTAGATTAATTTTTAGATTAATTTTTAGATTAATTTTTAGATTAATTTTTAGATTAATTTTTAGATTAATTTTTAGATTAACTTTTTTTTAGATTAATTTTTAGATTAATTTTTAGATTAACCGTTTTCCAGATAATGTGTTTTTTAAAAATGTTTCTATGTAGATATCTCCTTGCATTGTGTTACCAGTATGCTGTTAAGTTTTTTCATTCATATACGGTTCGTATTCAGCTGCTGTTATTCGTACACCATAGCTGCACTCCCAATGGAGCTTGTTACTCAAATTGATTTCTGTCCAGGATATAATGGATCATCTTCGGGTTGAGCTTGCTTTCCTTCGTCATTTTTTCAGAGATTTCGTCACCTGGTATTCCTTCTGCTTTCATGTTCCTTATTTTAGTCATTACTGAAGGAGGAACAGTATAATAATCGTTTATGTCCTTTCTGTGGCCCCAGACATCTCCTTCATGCAGGTAGATTTTTTGCATTTTCAGAAACATCTCCATAGACTTCGAAATAGTCCTTTGATATGATTTCGGAAGCTGGACTATTTCGAGCTTAGGACAGGTTTCAACAAGCAGGAAAATATCTTTATTTGAAGGCCTGAACGCAAGGTGAATTACCTTTTCGTTCGGGTTTAAGGAGAGAATTTCATCTCTGGAACTGACAACTCTTATTTTCATACCATTCCCCAGACCCTAGTTAAGTTCAAGAATCAATAAAATTGATTATACGACACTATTTAAATATTTTTCTGTGTTATACTCGAAAAGTTCGTTTTTCTGAGATGATCATATTTGAAATAAGAGGACTTTGAAATGCAAAAATAAAAATTCAGGAGCAAAAATACAGAATTTAAGATACAAAATCTTCTTTAATTTTTTCGCTCAGTTCACTATATATAAAAAAGAAGTTGTGAAAATAATCAATCATTTTCTACGGAATAAATCCAGTCCGAAACTCTTTGATCGTTGAGTTCGTCTGTTAAACGGTTTTTAAAAGAATAAATATAATAACTATACAGGAGATTATTTTAAGAAGAGAAGTCCAAAATACATGGAAAACTTTTTAAGACAGAGTCTTAAAAAGTTGACTGCCCCTTCAAAGAAATTATCTTTCACAACAAACTAAAAATCGATTTGTCCCGAAAGGTCATGGTTGAAAGGGCAGATGAATCCATATCTCAGGAAAATTCCATGTTTCTTTTGCTCAGGATATAAAGGATCATGTCAGAATTCAGTTTGCTTTCCCTCGAAAGCTTTTCGGCAATTATCTCATTTGAGAATCTGTCGGCTTTTAATTCCTGAATTTTCTCCAGAACATTCTGAGAAACGTTGTAGTATTCGTTTATGTCTTTCCGGTGTCCCCACACATCCCCTTCAAGGAGGTTTATCTTCTGCATTTCCAGGAACATCTCTATTGACTTTGAAACAGTCCTTCTGTAAGATTTAGGAAGCTGTATGGCTTCAATTTTAGGACATGTTTCGGCAAGCATGAATACATCCCTGTTAGACGGCCTGAAAGCAAGGTGGATAACCTTCTCATTCGGGTTTAGGGTAGGAATTTCCTCCCGTGAACTAACCACTCTGATTTTCATATTAATCCCCACTCTGTATTTATGAAAAATTTGTATTTATTTAAATATCAAATTTTATTTACGCATTTACGTTTTATATACATATCGACTAGCAGAAATATTATTTAGAGGGTTTGTACCCGAAACGAGTTCTAATAGCATCAGCATGTGCCTGCAGACCTTCTTCCTCAGCTAATGCGATTATAGTTTCTTTCAAACTTTCAAGCCCACTCTTGCTGATTTTCTGGATACTGGAGTATTTAAGGAAGTGGTTGATATTCAGGCCGGAATAAATCCTGGCATATCCTGCCGTAGGAAGCACATGATTGGTACCGGAGGCATAGTCTCCAACTGGAACAGGAGCATAGTTCCCTATAAAAATAGATCCGGCATTTTTGATTCTGTCAAGTACGAAATCGGAATCTTCAACCATAATTTCCAGGTGTTCGGGGGCGAATTTATTGCTGAAGTCAATGCCCTGCTCAAGAGACTCTGCAGTCAGGACTGCCGCATTTTCAAGAGAAGCTTTCACGATCTCACTTCTTTCAGTATTTTCGGCTTGCCCGAGTACCTCTTTCCTTACAGCTTCTGCGAGAGTTTCTGAAGTTGTCACAAGCACAGAAACTGCGCTTGGGTCGTGTTCTGCCTGAGCTATTATATCCGAGGCAGTCATGACAGCATCGGCTGAATCATCTGCTAAAATAAGAACTTCACTCGGACCTGCCGGGAAGTCAATCTCGGCAACATTCCTCACCTGCATTTTGGCAGAAGTCACAAAAACGTTCCCAGGGCCTACGATTTTGTCCACCTTCGGGACCGTTTCGGTTCCGTAAGCCATTGCTCCTATTGCCTGCACACCTCCAAGCTTGAAGACCTTATCTGCCCCTGCAACTTTCGCTGCAGCAAGCGTAAGAGGATGTACAGAACCATCTGCATTCGGAGGAGTACATACGATTACCTGCTCAACTCCTGCAACCCTGGCAGGGATTACTGTCATCAGCACTGTTGAAGGATAGGAAGCTCTGCCTCCCGGAGCATAGGCACCCACACTTTCAAGGGGTGTTGCCTTCTGCCCCAGAATAACCCCCGGCTGAAGTTCCATAAACCAGGTAGTTTCAGGCATCTGAGCTTCGTGGAAAGCTCTGATGTTTGCAGCTGCGGTTTTAAGGTGTCCCATAAGTTCAGGACCGATACCTGACAGAGCTTCTTTAAACTCTGCCTTACTTACCTCAAAATCGGCAAGCTCAACTTTATCAAACTTCTTTGTATACTCCTTGAGTGCAGAATCTCCCCTCATGCGCACATCAGAAAGTACGGAGGAAACAGTTTCCTCTACATCTGCAAGCCCGGACCCCCGGGAAAGTAATTTCTGCATTTCAGCTTCTGAAACATCAGACAATTTTTTGAATAACATTGTGACCATCTCTGAGATTACCTGGTAAAACCTGATCCAATTGATCTGATAAGTTTGGTATAAGTGTGGTATAAATTGATGCAATCTGACCTAATTTGATATAATCTGATATAATCTGATTCCATTAAATCCCTGATCTCATTTAATATTTTACCCTCTGCTCAGATCTAAAAGAGATGAAAAGTAAGTATTCTGTCCTGTACAATCATATTCTATACTGAGTCGTTCTTTTCACGCTCGACGCAGGAGAGCGGTCTTTCCCAAAAAGACGGATAGAAGACGAAATCCAAAAAGACGGATAGAAGACGAAATAAGAGATAAGCCTGAAAGTAAAAACTATCGAAGAAGCCATAACACAAACAAAAAAACGAACAGATCAAATTCTGCCTGAAAAATACTTTTTTTGAGTTTTTTTCATTCGAACTTCTTTTTCCTGCTTTTTTTGTAGGACCGCCAGACAAGCTGGTGGAAGCGCTTATATTTTCCATACTTTAAAAACAGTTTCCAGGCTTAAGGTAACTATTCTCTCAATTCAGGGGGCATTTCTTCAGTACATATATCTCATAATTGCAGTGTCATTTTGCAGGTCACCTTTTTCTTGCGGGCAGGTCGACCCCATTTCCGGGCAGTGTAAGGGGAGAAAACTGAGAGATTGAATCTTTGGATTCCGGATGAGACAAAACGATTACTCAGGGACGCTAGGAATTGAAATCTAAAAAAGGAAAGATCAATGATCATCGAGACAAATCAAAAATCGTTGATCGTCCTCTGTCTTTCCGGGGAACTTTTTTCAAAAGACTTGGTGTCAGGGATTTCAGGCACTGTATCTCTTCTTCCGATCTGCTTGAAGATCCTTTCAGCAATCTTCGGCCCTACAAGAGCAGCCACCTGTTCAGGAGAAGCCCCTGCAAGATCTGCTGTGGATTTGAAACCTGCCTCATAAAGTTTCCTTGCCCTTACACGTCCGATGCTCCTGATATCGAGCAGCTCTATCAGTTCAGGACCTGCCCCGTAATGGATCCTCTTTTCAAGCTCTGCAGCTTCTTTTGCCCCTTTTAGGTCAAGGAGTCGGGCAAGCTGGGTGGTCACGTGCATGATCCACTCGGCAATGTCTGCACTTGCGTGGATGTCTCCTTCTCCTATATTGAATTTTAAACAGAGCTCATTTTCAGGCTTTTCATGGATCCAGTCCATCAGCAGTAGAGAGGTCTTTACCTCGCTCAGGAACCACTCGTATTCGACAACATTGAAGGGGCTAGGAACCTTTGAGAACTCTTCGGCATGCGCCATTACGTAATCATTGATGTTCTGGTAGTCCTGGCTCCGCATATACATAAGGCGCATATCGGGCGTGCTGCAGACCAGATGCAGGAGAGTAAGCTCGGTAAGAGTTCCGGCTCCTCTTAAGCCCTTTGCAATAAGGGCTGCAGAAAGGGGGTCAATATAGAGCCTGGAAACAAGTTTTCCGAAACTCGTGGAAATAAGGGAATCGGGATCCTGCTCAAGCATTCCCTCCTGCCGTAAAAAGTTCAGGCATTCGTCTACAACCATGGAGAGCCCGAAATTTGAGTATTGGAATGCGAAAAAAGTCGCCTCCAGAAAATCCATAAGTTCTTCCTTTGTCCGGGCAAACCCATTCGAGACCGTTGAAAGCACATGCGTCCTGAGAGCGTTTTCCGTCCCGAGCTTGGACCAGATATCTTCGGCTCCGGCTTCAATATATTTCTCAAAAAGGAAAACTAGTTCCTCGTACGATTTTGCAAGCAGTACAGCTTCCCCATAAGGGTCAAGCCTCGGCCTTCCGGCTCTTCCTGCCATCTGCTTGTATTCGAGCACCGGGATAGGCTGCATTCCTGAATCAGAAGAATAACGTCGATAACTCCTTATAATTACACGCCTGGCAGGCAGGTTCAGCCCTGCTGCAAGGGTTGGGGTACTTGAGATAAGCTTTATGCGCCCATCCCGAAAGCCGGCTTCTACAAGTTCCCTTAGAGGAGAGGTAAGGCCTGCGTGGTGAAATGCCGTTCCTGAACGGACACAGGTTGCAAGAACTGAAGAGGTATCGGTTTCGCTGTTTTCCAGAATCTCATCTGCAATCCCTGCAAGAGCTTCCTTCTCTAATGAGGAAAGAGTCTTTTTGACTGCAGAGGTTGCTTTCTTTGCAAAACCCATGCAGTTTTTCCGGCTGCTTTCGAAAACAAGGCACTGGCCACCTTCCTTTATGGTATCGAGTACAAGGTTTATGGCTTCATCCTTTGTGGGCTGTTCAACAGATTTTTCCCTGTCCCTGCAAAAAAAAGTCCCATTAAACAGCACCCCTTCCATAAGTTCGGTGGGCCTCCACTCGCTTTCCACAAGTTCGGCATCGAGCCAGGCTGCAAGCTCATCGGCATTCCCTACTGTTGCCGAAAGGGCAAGGATCTGGCAGGAAGGGTTCATTTTCCGGAGCTTGGCCAGAGTGACTTCAAGGGTGGGTCCCCTGTCCGCAGAATCGATAAGATGGACTTCATCTGCCACAACAACCGAGATCTCTTGCATCCAGGCAGTCTCGTTCCTGAGCAGAGAATCGGTTTTTTCCGATGTGGCTACAATGATGTCGTTTATACCGATTCTTTCATCTCGCCGGTCATAATCCCCTGTTGAGATCCCGACCCTGATACCCAGTTCGGAGAACTCCTGAAACCGCCTGAACTTCTCCGAAGCCAGAGCTCTCAGGGGCACGATATAGAGGGCTTTTCCTCCGGCAAGCACGGACTTCAACATTGCAAGCTCTGCAAGCAGAGTCTTTCCTGAAGCCGTAGGGATTGCAGCAAGCAGGTTTTTCCCTTCAAGCAGTCCCTTTTCAACAGCCTCTGCCTGAGGTGGATAAAGTTCAAGAATCCCGGAGTTTTCATAAAAGTGCTTTACTTCAACGGGCAGGTCGAGACTTTCTATCTTCATTGAAAACCAGTGACTCACACATTAGATAAAAAACTATTTTGAAACCAAGATGCCAGCGACTAAAAACTGCTTTCTTGCAAAAGGTTGAGGTTTCCTTTTAAGGGAACCCCGGAGTTTTTCAGAATATTCTCTTCAGAATATTTAGTGGAAAATCTGAAAAAACTCATTCTTTTGCAGAATAATAGTAGTTTCCGCTTTCCTTCTGCTCCCGGTCAAGCCGTGAGTCAAGGTTGTTTACGCGAGGGCGCCTCGTCTCTTCATCCCTGCGGAAGGTGATGCCGAGGTTTTTCAAGAACTTGTTCATGCCGCTTTCCATACTGAACGGGCCGTGAGCTTCACCGTAGATAGAGGGCTTGCCTTCAAAAACAAGGAGACGCTGGCTGAGTAGATCGATCATATATATGTCGTGGTCAACGACCATAGCCGTTTTCTGGTTGTTTTCGGCAAAGCGGTTGATGACTCTGGTGACCATGGAACGCTGTTCCACATCAAGGTGGGCACTTGGCTCGTCCAGGATATAGAGGTCTGCTTCCTGAGAAAGGCAGGCAGCAATTGCTACTCTCTGCAGTTCTCCGCCACTTAGGT
The Methanosarcina sp. WWM596 DNA segment above includes these coding regions:
- a CDS encoding ATP-dependent DNA helicase; amino-acid sequence: MKIESLDLPVEVKHFYENSGILELYPPQAEAVEKGLLEGKNLLAAIPTASGKTLLAELAMLKSVLAGGKALYIVPLRALASEKFRRFQEFSELGIRVGISTGDYDRRDERIGINDIIVATSEKTDSLLRNETAWMQEISVVVADEVHLIDSADRGPTLEVTLAKLRKMNPSCQILALSATVGNADELAAWLDAELVESEWRPTELMEGVLFNGTFFCRDREKSVEQPTKDEAINLVLDTIKEGGQCLVFESSRKNCMGFAKKATSAVKKTLSSLEKEALAGIADEILENSETDTSSVLATCVRSGTAFHHAGLTSPLRELVEAGFRDGRIKLISSTPTLAAGLNLPARRVIIRSYRRYSSDSGMQPIPVLEYKQMAGRAGRPRLDPYGEAVLLAKSYEELVFLFEKYIEAGAEDIWSKLGTENALRTHVLSTVSNGFARTKEELMDFLEATFFAFQYSNFGLSMVVDECLNFLRQEGMLEQDPDSLISTSFGKLVSRLYIDPLSAALIAKGLRGAGTLTELTLLHLVCSTPDMRLMYMRSQDYQNINDYVMAHAEEFSKVPSPFNVVEYEWFLSEVKTSLLLMDWIHEKPENELCLKFNIGEGDIHASADIAEWIMHVTTQLARLLDLKGAKEAAELEKRIHYGAGPELIELLDIRSIGRVRARKLYEAGFKSTADLAGASPEQVAALVGPKIAERIFKQIGRRDTVPEIPDTKSFEKSSPERQRTINDF
- a CDS encoding DUF1699 family protein; amino-acid sequence: MKIRVVSSRDEILSLNPNEKVIHLAFRPSNKDIFLLVETCPKLEIVQLPKSYQRTISKSMEMFLKMQKIYLHEGDVWGHRKDINDYYTVPPSVMTKIRNMKAEGIPGDEISEKMTKESKLNPKMIHYILDRNQFE
- a CDS encoding DUF1699 family protein, producing MKIRVVSSREEIPTLNPNEKVIHLAFRPSNRDVFMLAETCPKIEAIQLPKSYRRTVSKSIEMFLEMQKINLLEGDVWGHRKDINEYYNVSQNVLEKIQELKADRFSNEIIAEKLSRESKLNSDMILYILSKRNMEFS
- the hisD gene encoding histidinol dehydrogenase, yielding MVTMLFKKLSDVSEAEMQKLLSRGSGLADVEETVSSVLSDVRMRGDSALKEYTKKFDKVELADFEVSKAEFKEALSGIGPELMGHLKTAAANIRAFHEAQMPETTWFMELQPGVILGQKATPLESVGAYAPGGRASYPSTVLMTVIPARVAGVEQVIVCTPPNADGSVHPLTLAAAKVAGADKVFKLGGVQAIGAMAYGTETVPKVDKIVGPGNVFVTSAKMQVRNVAEIDFPAGPSEVLILADDSADAVMTASDIIAQAEHDPSAVSVLVTTSETLAEAVRKEVLGQAENTERSEIVKASLENAAVLTAESLEQGIDFSNKFAPEHLEIMVEDSDFVLDRIKNAGSIFIGNYAPVPVGDYASGTNHVLPTAGYARIYSGLNINHFLKYSSIQKISKSGLESLKETIIALAEEEGLQAHADAIRTRFGYKPSK